In Vibrio diazotrophicus, the following proteins share a genomic window:
- the rodZ gene encoding cytoskeleton protein RodZ, with protein sequence MNTEHTEQENPIVEETSTVEQEAAFVEPGTLLREKREALGLTQQQVADRLRLRLSIVQNLEANNFESDLVATFIRGYLRSYAKAVGLKESEILQAYEKSTASEPQEQTMQSFSKKTKRAKHDSHIMTITWVILVILIGMSSLWWWQNHRDSGFEADKDAEVSAVLSNESSLQDSRNDQEFATVSELTEESGEEPVEPTSPADEVQAVEQSEEPVVEDVEPAISEQAPVAVEEEPMVVEEPVVETPVVEQADASNLLTLSFSADCWIQVKDATGKTLSTGIKQAGQTLNLRGQKPLQVILGAPESVSMTFASEPVDLSGYTSGKVARLTLP encoded by the coding sequence ATGAATACTGAACATACAGAACAAGAAAACCCAATCGTCGAAGAAACATCAACTGTAGAACAAGAAGCAGCATTTGTAGAACCAGGAACCCTGTTAAGAGAAAAGCGCGAAGCTTTAGGGTTAACACAACAACAAGTCGCTGATCGTTTGAGATTGCGTTTATCCATTGTTCAAAACTTAGAAGCCAACAACTTTGAATCTGATTTAGTCGCTACCTTTATTCGCGGCTATTTGCGTTCTTACGCCAAAGCGGTTGGATTAAAAGAATCTGAAATTTTGCAAGCTTATGAGAAAAGCACAGCTTCGGAACCTCAAGAGCAAACCATGCAAAGCTTCTCAAAGAAAACCAAGCGTGCCAAACACGATAGCCATATTATGACTATTACTTGGGTTATCTTGGTGATTCTTATCGGTATGTCATCACTTTGGTGGTGGCAGAACCACAGAGACAGTGGATTCGAAGCGGATAAAGATGCTGAAGTTTCAGCGGTTTTGAGCAATGAGTCATCATTGCAGGATTCGCGTAACGATCAAGAGTTTGCAACGGTCAGCGAATTAACCGAAGAATCAGGTGAAGAGCCTGTTGAACCAACGTCACCTGCTGATGAAGTTCAAGCGGTAGAACAGAGTGAAGAACCAGTAGTTGAAGACGTTGAGCCTGCGATTAGCGAACAAGCGCCTGTTGCAGTGGAAGAAGAACCGATGGTTGTTGAAGAGCCAGTTGTTGAGACGCCTGTTGTAGAACAAGCCGATGCAAGCAACTTGCTAACACTTTCTTTCTCAGCGGATTGCTGGATTCAAGTTAAAGATGCGACGGGTAAAACCTTGTCGACTGGCATTAAACAAGCGGGTCAGACACTGAATTTACGCGGACAAAAACCTCTACAAGTGATTCTTGGCGCTCCAGAGAGCGTATCAATGACATTTGCAAGTGAACCTGTAGACCTTTCTGGGTATACTTCAGGCAAAGTAGCAAGACTCACCTTACCTTAG
- the ispG gene encoding flavodoxin-dependent (E)-4-hydroxy-3-methylbut-2-enyl-diphosphate synthase: MQHESPIKRRPSTRIYVGDVPIGDGAPIAVQSMTNTRTTDVEATVAQIKALENVGADIVRVSVPTMDAAEAFKLIKQQVSVPLVADIHFDYRIALKVAEYGVDCLRINPGNIGNESRIRSVVDCARDKNIPIRIGVNGGSLEKDLQMKYGEPTPEALVESAMRHVDILDRLNFDKFKVSVKASDVFLAVDSYRLLAKKIDQPLHLGITEAGGARAGSVKSAVGLGMLLAEGIGDTLRISLAANPVEEIKVGFDILKSLRIRSRGINFIACPSCSRQEFDVISTVNELEQRLEDILTPMDVSIIGCVVNGPGEAEASHLGLAGSNKKSAFYEDGVRQKERFDNDDLVAQLEAKIRAKASMLDEKSRINIQQLEQD, from the coding sequence ATGCAACACGAATCTCCGATCAAACGTCGTCCTTCTACACGTATTTATGTAGGGGATGTGCCAATTGGCGATGGTGCGCCAATTGCTGTGCAATCAATGACCAATACAAGAACGACTGACGTGGAAGCGACAGTCGCTCAGATCAAAGCTCTGGAAAATGTCGGTGCAGATATCGTTCGCGTATCTGTTCCTACTATGGACGCCGCAGAAGCTTTCAAGCTCATCAAACAGCAAGTATCAGTGCCGCTCGTTGCGGATATTCATTTTGACTATCGTATCGCATTGAAAGTGGCAGAGTACGGTGTTGACTGTTTACGTATCAACCCAGGCAACATTGGTAACGAATCTCGCATCCGTTCTGTTGTTGACTGCGCGCGTGATAAAAATATCCCGATTCGTATCGGTGTAAACGGCGGATCATTAGAAAAAGATCTGCAAATGAAATATGGCGAGCCAACCCCAGAAGCATTGGTGGAATCGGCGATGCGCCATGTGGATATTCTTGATCGTCTGAACTTTGATAAGTTTAAAGTCAGTGTGAAAGCATCCGATGTGTTCCTTGCGGTGGATTCCTACCGCTTGCTGGCGAAGAAAATCGACCAGCCATTGCACTTAGGTATTACTGAAGCGGGCGGCGCTCGTGCCGGTTCAGTGAAGTCTGCGGTTGGCTTAGGCATGCTGTTGGCGGAAGGTATCGGTGATACTTTGCGTATCTCTTTGGCTGCCAATCCGGTTGAAGAAATTAAAGTCGGTTTCGATATTTTGAAATCACTGCGTATCCGTTCTCGCGGAATTAACTTTATCGCTTGCCCGAGCTGCTCTCGTCAAGAGTTTGATGTTATTTCTACTGTGAACGAGCTGGAACAACGGTTGGAAGATATTTTGACGCCAATGGATGTTTCAATTATTGGCTGCGTAGTAAATGGCCCGGGCGAAGCGGAAGCTTCCCATTTAGGTCTGGCAGGCAGCAATAAGAAAAGCGCATTTTATGAAGACGGCGTTCGTCAAAAAGAACGTTTTGACAACGACGATCTAGTTGCTCAGCTTGAAGCGAAAATTCGCGCCAAAGCATCAATGTTAGATGAGAAGAGTCGCATCAACATTCAGCAACTTGAACAAGATTAA
- the hisS gene encoding histidine--tRNA ligase produces the protein MAKTIQAIRGMNDCLPTQSPLWQKVEGTVKNVISAYGYNEVRMPIVEMTHLFSRAIGEVTDVVEKEMYTFEDRNGDSLTLRPEGTAGCVRSGIENGLLYNQEQRLWYMGPMFRHERPQKGRYRQFHQCGVEVFGLDGPDVDAELIMMTARMWRELGISEHVRLELNSIGSLDARANYRTALIEYLEQYMDVLDDDSKRRLYTNPLRVLDTKNPDVQAVLGDAPKLSDYLDEESKQHFAGLCELLDVAGIEYTVNERLVRGLDYYNRTVFEWITESLGSQGTVCGGGRYDGLVEQLGGKPTPAVGFAMGLERLVLMMETLGNTDVRRSVDVYVVTAGEGTLSAGMKLAELIREQVPGLRVMTHFGGGNFKKQFKRADKVGAAIALVLGEDEVAGNTVVVKDLAGGEQETISQAEIASKLAHLI, from the coding sequence TTGGCAAAGACTATTCAAGCAATCCGAGGCATGAACGACTGTCTCCCAACTCAGTCTCCACTTTGGCAAAAAGTGGAAGGCACGGTAAAAAACGTAATTAGTGCTTACGGCTATAACGAAGTTCGTATGCCTATCGTTGAGATGACACATCTATTTAGCCGTGCGATTGGTGAAGTCACTGACGTTGTTGAAAAAGAGATGTACACCTTTGAAGACCGTAACGGTGATAGCTTAACGCTACGCCCAGAAGGTACTGCGGGTTGTGTACGTTCTGGTATCGAAAATGGTCTGTTGTACAACCAAGAACAACGTCTGTGGTACATGGGCCCAATGTTCCGTCATGAACGCCCTCAGAAAGGTCGCTACCGTCAGTTCCACCAATGTGGTGTGGAAGTATTTGGTCTTGATGGCCCTGATGTCGATGCTGAACTGATCATGATGACGGCTCGTATGTGGCGTGAGCTTGGCATTTCTGAACATGTACGTCTTGAACTGAACTCAATCGGTTCACTTGACGCGCGTGCGAACTACCGTACCGCTTTAATTGAGTATTTAGAGCAGTATATGGATGTACTGGATGATGACTCTAAGCGTCGTCTATACACCAACCCTCTGCGCGTACTGGATACTAAAAACCCAGATGTTCAAGCCGTATTAGGTGACGCACCTAAGCTGTCTGACTACCTAGATGAAGAGTCAAAACAACATTTTGCAGGTTTATGTGAACTTCTTGATGTTGCTGGTATCGAATATACGGTTAACGAGCGTTTAGTTCGTGGTCTGGATTACTACAACCGTACTGTATTTGAGTGGATCACTGAAAGTCTTGGTTCACAAGGTACCGTATGTGGCGGTGGTCGCTACGATGGTCTTGTTGAGCAGTTGGGTGGAAAACCAACCCCAGCTGTAGGCTTTGCTATGGGTCTAGAACGTTTAGTGTTGATGATGGAAACATTAGGCAACACAGATGTTCGTCGCAGCGTTGATGTTTACGTGGTGACGGCTGGCGAAGGTACTCTGTCAGCGGGAATGAAGCTTGCTGAATTAATTCGTGAGCAGGTTCCAGGTCTTCGTGTTATGACACACTTCGGCGGCGGAAACTTTAAGAAACAGTTTAAGCGTGCGGACAAAGTTGGTGCTGCGATAGCATTAGTTTTGGGTGAAGACGAAGTTGCGGGTAACACTGTGGTTGTAAAAGACTTAGCAGGCGGCGAGCAAGAAACAATTTCTCAAGCAGAGATCGCGAGCAAGCTGGCTCATCTGATCTAA
- a CDS encoding YfgM family protein: protein MELYDTEEQQVEAIKDWWKENGKAVMLGAAIGLGGLFGWRFYQDSVTEAKEAASEAYTQAIQSLSSKGIDASGDVQSFIDGNKDTEYSVLAAMQLAKVQIEAGNLDEALAQLEWAKSTTKDAALKPVITLRVARVQAEQGDFDAALAELNNITEEGWAGRVAELRGDISLRKGDTAAAYAAYTEAQQATDASQTLQIKLDDLAK from the coding sequence GTGGAACTCTACGATACTGAAGAACAACAAGTAGAAGCGATCAAAGATTGGTGGAAGGAAAATGGCAAAGCCGTAATGTTAGGTGCTGCCATTGGCTTAGGTGGTCTTTTTGGTTGGCGTTTTTATCAAGATAGCGTAACCGAAGCGAAAGAGGCTGCTTCAGAAGCTTATACTCAAGCAATCCAGTCTCTATCCTCTAAAGGCATTGATGCGAGTGGTGATGTTCAAAGCTTTATTGATGGCAATAAAGACACTGAGTATTCAGTGCTTGCAGCAATGCAACTTGCAAAAGTTCAAATTGAAGCAGGTAATTTAGACGAAGCTTTAGCACAACTTGAGTGGGCGAAAAGCACGACTAAAGATGCGGCTTTAAAACCAGTGATTACTTTACGCGTTGCTCGAGTTCAGGCTGAGCAAGGTGATTTTGATGCTGCATTAGCTGAGCTGAACAATATTACAGAAGAAGGTTGGGCAGGCCGAGTGGCTGAATTGCGCGGTGATATTTCTCTGCGTAAGGGCGACACTGCTGCTGCTTATGCCGCTTACACTGAAGCGCAACAAGCGACGGATGCAAGCCAAACGTTGCAAATTAAACTGGACGACCTAGCCAAGTAA
- the bamB gene encoding outer membrane protein assembly factor BamB, giving the protein MKKMFNKVLLSSAVLALLAGCASEEENVVMAPVPVVKSEFTPQSLWSTSIGDGVGHYFSKLSPDFAYGKVFVASRDGIVKALDPENGKEIWKVDLEEDVSARLSGGIVAAYGQIYIGSENGVVIALNAETGEESWKVKVEGEVLASPVADNNLVILNTSRGALVALDQATGSQKWTISTEVPNLTLRGESQPAAVSGGVFWGTPSGRLAAAISARGQLIWQQPVGQPKGATEIDRLVDVDASPVIIGGTLYTIGFNGQLIAVDLRSGNPIWKRNYSSATDMATDGGRLFLVTDKDHLVAVDSRSGTELWSNDQLEHRLLTAPKVIEGYVVVGDSEGYLHWIDRSSGEFVAQQLIDDSGFAVGPMVIDGGYVLVTRDGDVKKLTIKK; this is encoded by the coding sequence ATGAAAAAGATGTTCAACAAAGTGCTTCTGTCCTCAGCTGTGTTAGCTCTGCTAGCCGGCTGTGCCAGCGAAGAAGAAAACGTTGTGATGGCACCTGTGCCAGTGGTGAAAAGTGAATTTACGCCTCAGTCACTGTGGAGTACTTCTATCGGTGATGGCGTTGGTCATTACTTTTCTAAGCTGTCACCTGATTTTGCTTACGGCAAAGTTTTCGTTGCAAGCCGTGACGGTATTGTAAAAGCGCTTGATCCTGAAAATGGCAAAGAGATCTGGAAAGTCGATCTGGAAGAAGATGTTTCTGCTCGTCTTTCCGGCGGTATCGTTGCTGCGTATGGCCAAATCTACATTGGCAGTGAAAACGGTGTTGTTATTGCTTTAAATGCTGAGACTGGTGAAGAGTCTTGGAAAGTGAAAGTCGAAGGTGAAGTGTTAGCTTCCCCTGTAGCAGACAATAACCTTGTTATCCTCAATACCAGTCGTGGTGCGTTAGTCGCATTAGATCAGGCGACCGGTAGCCAGAAATGGACAATCAGTACTGAAGTACCGAACTTAACGCTACGTGGTGAAAGCCAACCAGCCGCTGTTTCTGGTGGTGTGTTCTGGGGTACGCCAAGTGGTCGTCTGGCTGCTGCAATTTCTGCTCGTGGTCAGCTTATTTGGCAACAACCAGTAGGCCAACCGAAAGGTGCGACTGAAATTGACCGTTTAGTGGATGTCGATGCGTCTCCTGTGATCATCGGTGGAACGCTTTACACGATTGGTTTCAACGGTCAGTTAATTGCAGTTGATCTGCGTTCTGGTAATCCTATCTGGAAACGTAATTACTCATCAGCAACCGATATGGCTACTGATGGCGGCCGTCTATTCCTAGTGACGGATAAAGATCACTTAGTTGCGGTTGATTCGCGCAGTGGTACTGAGCTATGGAGCAACGACCAGTTAGAGCACCGTTTGCTGACCGCACCAAAAGTGATTGAAGGCTACGTAGTTGTTGGTGACAGCGAAGGTTATCTGCACTGGATTGATCGTAGCTCTGGTGAGTTTGTTGCTCAGCAGTTGATTGACGATAGCGGTTTTGCTGTTGGTCCAATGGTGATTGATGGCGGTTATGTTCTGGTTACTCGCGATGGCGATGTAAAGAAACTGACGATCAAAAAGTAA
- the der gene encoding ribosome biogenesis GTPase Der, with protein MIPVVALVGRPNVGKSTLFNRLTRTRDALVADFPGLTRDRKYGQAKLGEHEFIVIDTGGIDGSEEGVETKMAEQSLAAIEEADVVLFMVDGRAGLTVSDEAIAQHLRRIEKNSILVVNKVDGIDADAASAEFWQLGMENMYQIAAAHGRGVGALIDRALNPIAEEMQAQDALLEDLTDIEDSEEEQLEYTEEEAEAAYKRLQDQPIKLAIIGRPNVGKSTLTNRILGEERVVVYDMPGTTRDSIYIPMKRDEREYVLIDTAGVRRRKRVNETVEKFSVVKTLKAIEDANVVLLVIDARENISDQDLSLLGFALNAGRSIVIAVNKWDGLNTDVKEHVKKELDRRLGFVDFARIHFISALHGTGVGHLFESVQEAYKSATTRVGTSVLTRIMKMATEDHQPPMVRSRRVKLKYAHAGGYNPPIVVVHGNLVKELPDSYKRYLMNYFRKSLDIMGTPIRIQFQNSENPFEGKTNKMTLSQERKRKRLMTMMKGRRK; from the coding sequence ATGATACCTGTTGTTGCTCTTGTTGGGCGTCCTAACGTAGGTAAATCGACACTGTTTAACCGATTAACGCGTACGCGCGATGCTTTGGTTGCAGATTTCCCTGGCTTAACTCGTGACCGTAAATACGGCCAAGCAAAGCTAGGTGAGCACGAATTTATTGTTATTGATACTGGCGGTATTGATGGCAGTGAAGAAGGTGTTGAAACTAAAATGGCTGAACAGTCGCTAGCTGCGATTGAAGAGGCAGATGTTGTGCTGTTTATGGTAGATGGCCGCGCTGGTCTTACCGTATCAGATGAAGCGATTGCACAGCATCTTCGTCGTATTGAAAAGAACAGCATTTTGGTTGTAAACAAAGTGGATGGTATTGACGCAGACGCAGCGAGTGCTGAGTTCTGGCAACTTGGTATGGAAAACATGTACCAAATCGCTGCAGCTCACGGCCGTGGCGTTGGTGCTTTAATTGACCGTGCGTTGAACCCTATTGCGGAAGAGATGCAGGCTCAAGATGCACTTCTGGAAGATCTGACTGATATTGAAGATTCAGAAGAAGAGCAGCTAGAGTATACCGAAGAAGAAGCGGAAGCAGCGTATAAGCGTCTACAAGATCAGCCAATTAAACTGGCTATCATTGGTCGTCCAAACGTAGGTAAGTCAACGCTGACTAACCGTATTTTGGGCGAAGAACGTGTCGTGGTTTACGATATGCCGGGCACCACGCGTGATTCTATCTACATCCCGATGAAGCGTGATGAGCGTGAATACGTGCTGATTGATACCGCAGGTGTTCGTCGCCGTAAACGCGTTAACGAAACGGTTGAGAAATTCTCAGTAGTTAAAACGTTGAAAGCTATTGAAGATGCCAACGTTGTATTACTGGTTATTGATGCTCGTGAAAACATTTCTGATCAAGACTTAAGCTTATTAGGTTTTGCTCTTAACGCTGGTCGTTCAATTGTTATCGCCGTCAATAAGTGGGATGGCTTAAACACCGATGTTAAAGAACACGTTAAGAAAGAGCTGGATCGTCGTTTAGGCTTCGTTGACTTCGCTCGTATTCACTTTATTTCTGCGTTACATGGCACAGGTGTTGGACACTTGTTTGAATCTGTTCAAGAGGCATACAAGTCTGCGACAACTCGTGTTGGTACATCGGTTCTGACTCGAATCATGAAGATGGCGACTGAAGATCACCAACCGCCGATGGTTCGTAGCCGCCGAGTGAAGCTCAAGTACGCGCATGCTGGTGGTTATAACCCACCAATCGTAGTTGTGCACGGTAACCTTGTTAAAGAGCTACCAGACTCTTACAAGCGTTATCTGATGAACTACTTCCGTAAGTCACTGGATATCATGGGTACACCGATTCGTATTCAGTTCCAGAACAGCGAAAACCCATTTGAAGGTAAAACTAACAAAATGACGTTATCGCAAGAGCGCAAACGCAAGCGCTTGATGACCATGATGAAAGGTCGCAGAAAATAA
- a CDS encoding metal-dependent hydrolase, with translation MSYTPTQVTFTQSIYQLSSEVQFVRVSEEALYIVTSQTPFHPVSHIWPDHPADRGTLAIGERIYTVEHCLVGAINQAEHQLLVGKEIPVKRDEPGWVFVVVHQIKAEENTVKVHDVVSLTVDDIYQNQLSRGHSAGHLAYLALNKVLAAGYWRKDADRKDPHGHNDFNSYAQVTSFVTEDRCVDTYRLGKTLRKRGLNSADMLENLAKIEEQVNVQLASWLTLGSKIEITRQGENLTDSRYWQCDLQEGEIAIIPCGGTHCDSLNSFKEIQVKLVQRDSEHIEMHTHVTHQLENNPFVKF, from the coding sequence ATGTCATATACACCTACTCAAGTCACTTTTACACAATCCATTTATCAGCTCTCAAGCGAGGTACAGTTTGTTAGAGTTAGCGAAGAAGCACTTTATATTGTGACCTCCCAGACTCCTTTTCATCCTGTGAGCCATATTTGGCCTGATCATCCAGCCGATCGAGGAACACTCGCTATCGGAGAGCGTATCTATACAGTTGAGCACTGCCTTGTAGGGGCGATTAATCAGGCCGAGCATCAGTTGTTGGTCGGTAAAGAGATTCCCGTAAAACGAGATGAACCCGGTTGGGTGTTCGTTGTCGTGCATCAAATCAAGGCAGAAGAAAATACTGTCAAAGTTCATGATGTAGTGAGTTTAACTGTTGACGATATTTATCAGAACCAGCTTAGCCGTGGTCATAGCGCAGGTCACTTAGCTTACTTAGCGTTAAATAAAGTGTTAGCGGCTGGATATTGGCGTAAAGATGCAGACAGGAAAGACCCTCACGGCCACAATGATTTTAATAGTTATGCGCAAGTGACGAGCTTTGTCACAGAAGATCGCTGTGTAGACACGTATCGTCTAGGGAAAACATTGCGTAAGCGTGGTTTGAATAGCGCAGATATGCTAGAAAACTTAGCTAAGATTGAAGAGCAGGTAAATGTGCAGCTTGCGTCTTGGTTAACACTGGGATCAAAAATCGAGATCACCAGACAAGGCGAGAACCTGACGGATTCACGCTACTGGCAGTGTGATTTGCAGGAAGGTGAAATAGCGATAATCCCTTGCGGTGGAACGCATTGTGATTCATTGAATAGCTTCAAAGAGATACAAGTGAAGCTAGTACAACGTGACAGTGAACATATCGAAATGCATACGCATGTAACTCATCAATTGGAAAATAATCCTTTTGTTAAGTTCTGA
- a CDS encoding zinc ribbon domain-containing protein: MENLCPQCDKELVWDGQYHCSSCESHFKKVGFCPDCEAELEKLQACGAANYFCNTCNELKSKSHIRFEFQKVD; this comes from the coding sequence ATGGAAAACTTGTGTCCTCAATGTGACAAAGAGCTTGTGTGGGACGGACAGTACCACTGTTCATCATGTGAGAGTCATTTTAAAAAGGTTGGATTTTGTCCCGACTGCGAAGCCGAACTAGAGAAACTGCAAGCATGTGGAGCTGCCAACTATTTTTGTAATACTTGTAATGAGCTGAAGTCAAAATCGCATATTCGTTTTGAGTTTCAAAAAGTTGACTAA
- a CDS encoding diguanylate cyclase domain-containing protein, giving the protein MKRKELAKMTDKVLQRYLLWLPSILMVCAIGTSFINQQLFSNNLIASVITSVEEQYIAMRKAEVVERVDTTIKMLDVIRQSNGLADGDIIPTGLFNKTMNSFQLLNENNDGYIFVINKNKKFVVHRNSDNLFRDDIDDKVVHYIYQSAINGASWVEYSDKAFNNRKSDAEAQKITHIRYVEDWDVVLGSGELLHDIKNYSESEAKLVTDLVLDEKSNQNLFHILVFIIFAGIIYYLKNITSQKLYEYKSAIEEKLIQIEEKDNEIAFRSLYNDVTGLPNRKATSDYIDNLCLQEKGEEYQLQLIDIVDFQKVNNQYGFAVGDRILRQVTSALEELKDETMFIGHVAADQFAVICQKSVSLCIDVAKETETFEKFDICGEMISLRVRNAVVNFKNRNILGSIIVRNG; this is encoded by the coding sequence ATGAAACGGAAAGAACTCGCGAAAATGACCGACAAAGTGTTGCAGCGATATTTACTTTGGCTGCCAAGCATACTTATGGTGTGTGCCATTGGTACGTCTTTTATAAATCAGCAGTTATTTTCAAATAACTTAATCGCTTCGGTCATCACTAGTGTCGAAGAACAATACATTGCCATGAGAAAAGCGGAAGTTGTTGAACGAGTTGATACAACAATCAAAATGTTGGATGTCATTCGCCAAAGTAACGGTCTCGCTGACGGTGATATTATTCCGACGGGGCTTTTCAATAAGACAATGAACTCTTTCCAGTTGTTAAACGAAAATAATGACGGCTATATTTTTGTTATCAACAAGAACAAAAAGTTCGTAGTACACCGAAATTCAGACAATTTATTTAGAGACGATATCGACGATAAAGTTGTTCACTATATTTATCAAAGCGCTATTAATGGCGCGTCTTGGGTTGAATATAGCGATAAAGCCTTTAATAACCGTAAGAGTGATGCTGAAGCACAAAAGATCACACATATTCGTTATGTTGAGGATTGGGACGTTGTTTTAGGTAGTGGTGAGCTTTTACACGATATTAAAAACTATTCCGAGTCTGAAGCTAAACTGGTGACGGATTTAGTCCTAGATGAGAAGTCCAATCAAAACTTATTCCATATTCTGGTTTTCATAATCTTCGCTGGCATCATTTATTACTTAAAAAATATTACATCCCAAAAGTTGTACGAATATAAATCGGCGATCGAAGAAAAACTTATCCAAATTGAAGAGAAAGACAATGAAATTGCTTTCCGCTCTCTTTATAACGATGTAACTGGTTTGCCGAATAGAAAGGCCACGTCCGATTATATTGATAATCTATGTCTGCAAGAAAAAGGCGAAGAATACCAATTACAATTGATCGACATTGTCGACTTTCAGAAAGTAAATAACCAGTATGGTTTTGCCGTTGGTGACCGAATACTTCGCCAAGTAACCAGCGCTCTTGAAGAGTTAAAGGATGAAACCATGTTCATCGGGCATGTTGCGGCAGACCAATTTGCCGTGATTTGCCAAAAGTCAGTCAGTTTGTGTATCGATGTAGCAAAAGAAACAGAAACCTTTGAGAAGTTTGATATCTGCGGTGAAATGATCTCACTACGTGTCCGTAATGCAGTCGTGAACTTCAAGAACAGAAATATTTTGGGTTCGATCATTGTTCGTAACGGTTAG
- a CDS encoding EAL domain-containing protein, with protein MSKSSERHFKISNLLDFAIENKEFYVHYQPQVSTLNVKIIGVEALVRWDNVELGRVAPLDFIPIAEKKGTIGKISDLVLTQACNDIQSVSPNGEEALTLSVNISPNQLMSKRFVENTIEIIESTGIDPSRIVFEITEGTFLNDIPGTVAVIEQLKAVGIKFSIDDFGTGYSSLSYLSKLPVALMK; from the coding sequence ATGTCTAAGAGTTCAGAGCGTCATTTTAAGATCTCGAACCTTCTTGATTTCGCTATCGAAAACAAAGAATTCTATGTTCACTACCAGCCGCAAGTAAGTACATTGAACGTTAAGATAATTGGCGTAGAGGCTTTAGTTCGTTGGGATAACGTTGAGCTAGGTCGAGTTGCGCCGTTGGATTTTATTCCTATCGCAGAGAAGAAAGGAACCATTGGTAAGATCAGTGATCTGGTATTGACTCAAGCTTGTAATGACATTCAATCAGTTAGCCCGAATGGTGAAGAAGCATTGACTCTTTCAGTCAACATTTCTCCTAACCAGCTTATGAGCAAAAGGTTCGTTGAAAATACTATTGAGATCATTGAATCGACAGGTATTGATCCAAGTCGTATTGTGTTTGAAATCACGGAAGGTACATTCTTAAACGATATTCCAGGCACAGTTGCGGTTATTGAACAACTAAAAGCCGTAGGTATTAAGTTCTCAATTGATGATTTTGGTACCGGTTACTCATCTCTAAGCTATTTATCTAAGTTACCCGTTGCGTTGATGAAGTGA
- a CDS encoding EAL domain-containing protein — translation MKIDKSFINDLVEDEDAYNLVKSILAVANIKQLTIVAEGVETKEQSQILGDLACHLLQGYYFSRPVDVENLTKKIKDNLKVE, via the coding sequence GTGAAAATTGATAAGAGCTTTATCAATGATTTAGTCGAAGATGAAGATGCTTACAACTTAGTGAAAAGTATCTTGGCGGTTGCGAACATCAAGCAGCTTACCATTGTGGCAGAGGGGGTTGAAACCAAAGAGCAGTCGCAAATTCTTGGTGACCTTGCTTGCCACTTACTGCAAGGTTATTACTTCTCTCGCCCAGTCGATGTAGAAAATCTGACCAAGAAAATAAAAGATAATTTAAAGGTTGAGTAA